A genomic region of Serratia fonticola contains the following coding sequences:
- a CDS encoding HP1 family phage holin — protein sequence MEKITSFITYSAAVFLAWLGKLSPQDVAFLVGAAVGIGTFLVNWYYRRKSLQILKAIEREATSRKLYDELNR from the coding sequence ATGGAGAAAATCACTTCATTCATCACCTATTCCGCAGCGGTGTTCCTCGCCTGGCTTGGCAAGCTCTCACCGCAGGATGTCGCTTTTCTCGTGGGTGCTGCTGTAGGAATCGGCACCTTCCTGGTCAACTGGTACTACAGGCGTAAAAGCCTGCAGATCCTGAAAGCCATCGAGCGTGAGGCAACATCAAGGAAACTCTACGATGAACTCAATCGCTAA
- a CDS encoding lysozyme, with protein MNSIAKRCSALAILALAMLLPQFDRLNTSEEGLYLIADFEGCQLTPYQCSAGVWTQGVGHTAGVIPGKTITPEQAAENLVDDIRRIEKGMAICLPQEMPQAVYDAVIAFAFNVGTGAACRSTLVYFLQQGQWRQACDQLPRWVYVNGVKNNGLKRRRAAEHKLCQQGLSQASPTIFLGK; from the coding sequence ATGAACTCAATCGCTAAACGCTGCAGCGCATTGGCCATTCTTGCTCTCGCTATGCTGCTGCCGCAGTTCGATCGACTTAACACATCAGAGGAGGGGCTGTACTTGATCGCAGATTTCGAAGGATGCCAGCTTACCCCATACCAATGCAGCGCCGGGGTCTGGACGCAAGGCGTTGGTCACACCGCTGGCGTGATCCCAGGCAAGACCATCACACCTGAGCAGGCCGCTGAAAACCTTGTGGATGATATTCGCCGGATTGAGAAAGGCATGGCCATCTGCTTGCCTCAAGAGATGCCGCAGGCGGTTTATGACGCTGTCATTGCCTTCGCCTTTAACGTCGGAACAGGGGCCGCCTGCCGCTCTACTCTGGTGTATTTCCTACAACAGGGCCAATGGCGACAGGCTTGCGATCAACTGCCACGCTGGGTCTATGTCAATGGCGTAAAAAACAACGGGCTCAAGCGTCGCCGAGCCGCAGAACACAAGCTGTGCCAGCAGGGGCTCAGCCAGGCAAGTCCGACCATCTTTTTAGGGAAATAA